Within Romboutsia sp. CE17, the genomic segment AGTCAAATCAGAATTTCATTGGATATGAGTACAAAGAGATTCATATAGATATAAGCAAAGTGACCATGTATTTAGATGGATATAAAAATTTTGGTTGGAGTTCAGATAGCAATATCACCCAATCAAAAGGATATGGAAAGGTTACGCTGTATTTAAAGCGAGACCGTAAAATAATGAATAAAACAGAATTAATCAGATTACAAAGTAATTTTGAGGATTGTATGCATAAGATCGAGTTATTGGAACAGTCTAAGACAATTAAGGCAACTATTATTGCTATTTTAATTGGACTATGTGGAGTAATGTTTATTGTAAGTTCTGTCCTTTATATAACAGCAGGACATCCTACTAGATGCTTAAGTACTATTTTAGGAACTTTAGGTCTTGCAGGTTGCACATTGCCATGCTTTATTTACCGTATGATTGTTGCAAAGAGGGAAAAGGTTGTGAATCCATTAATTGAAGATAAGTATGATGAGATTTATGAGATTTGTGAAAAGGGAAATAAATTACTCAAAAATTAATAATTCAGAAACAAAACTTAATTTAGAAATTAAGTTCTTCTATAATTATTTTGTGATTTTAAGATTATATAATATGTTTGATAAATTTGAATTTATTTAATAAAAGTTCTAATTAAAATAAATATGCTTCATTTTAATAAACTTAACTAAGTTACTTATTTTTATGTATATGATATCAAATCTATCTTTATAGTGATATATGTAAACTAATACAACTCAATGTAATATAATGATATAATTTAAAATATAAATATTTCAAAGTTGTTATACATGATAAATATAAGATAGAGGGGGGTCTTTAAGTGAAAAATAAAGCACTTAGAGCAAAAAGTAAAGAAATAATAAAAGATAATAAAATTTTTAATATTAAGTATTATTTTTATATTTAGTATAAATATTCTTATATTTTCAGAAACATTTGTACTACCATTTATTGCATTAGATACTGAGAATGATTTTAATAAAAAAGATGTATTTAAGGTTTATAGATTGGTAATGAATAAAAATAGATTTAAGTCATTTAAGTTAATGCTTTCATTTATTCCACAAGAGATATTATTATTATTATTTGAATTGATGATTTATTATCATGCGGTCAATGTAGTAAATTATACTATGATATTAATATTACTATCTATGATGGCACCAATAATGTTAGTATTGTATCCTAAAATAATAATAACTTTGGCATTAGATTATGAAAGAATGTATAATTACTCAGAGTAAATTAATATAAATAGAACTTCTATTCATATATTATTGATTCTTCTAATAGAAAACCTATAGATGAAAAAGTGTTAATGGAGATATATAATAATTTAAATAGAAAAATTATGAGTATGAATGATTTTCAAATTTAAAGGGGGATATGACATATATGAAACTATTTAAAATTTATTTTAGTCCAACAGGTGGAACTAAAAAAGTAGCAGATTTAATAAGTAGACAATTTGATTGTGAAACAATAGAATTAGATTTGTCAAATAGAATGGAAGATTTCTCGAAATTTACTTTTAGTGAAAAAGACCTTTGCATTGTAGCAGTTCCATCTTTTGGTGGGCGTGTACCAATGGTAGCAATGTCTCATATTAAGAAGTTAAATGGAAATGGTTCAAAAGTAATTTTAGTAGCAACATATGGGAATAGAGCATATGAAGACGTATTGTTAGAATTGAAAGATACATTAACAACATTAGGATTTTTCTGTATAGCAGCAATCGCTTCAGTTACAGAACATTCCATTATGCATCAATTTGCAACTGGAAGACCGGATTCACAAGATAAAAAAGAATTGATAAAATTTTCTGACGAGATTAAAGAAGCTTTGAAACACTCAAAAGCGACTAAAGATTTGTATGTACCGGGAAATAATCCATATAAAGAATATAAGGTTATTCCTTTAGTTCCAGAAGCAAGACAAGAATGTATGAGATGTGGTATATGTGCTATAAAATGTCCAGTTAATGCTATTTCAGAAGAGAATCCAATTTTGGTAGAAAAAGAAAAATGTATTTCCTGCATGCGTTGTGTAGTTGTCTGTCCCAATAAAGCTCGAGGTGTAAATGAAGAATTAATATTGGCAATTTCAAAAAAATTAGAAAAGGCATGTTCTGAAAGAAAAATGAATGAACTATTTTTATAAATATTAAACTAATTTACATAGTAGCTTAAATTAATTTTAGATATATCAAAACTAATCCATTTTTATGATTTAGATAAATTTGTAGATGATAATATCAAAAAAATTTCACCGTGTTTAAAAAAGGTTTAATCTCATATTAGTTAAATTAAATATTTAAAATAATAGAGCAATAGAATAAAATGTTGCTCTATTAGTGTTTAAAAAATTATTTTAGTGAACACATAATACTGTGTTATAAGTATACTGCAAATAAGAAAAAGGAAATACAAATAGATATATAAATTGAAGATAATGATAAATAAAATTATAATGATCTATAAAGCATTAGAAGCTTTATAAAACAACAATTAGATCAATAAGAAGTTCTTTAAGAAATAAAAATAATGTATAAGTAATACAAAGTGGGGTAATAAAATGGTAGAAAAAAAGCAAGAGATTATTAATTTGTTAAAAAGCTTAAATATTTATTATGAGATGGTTTCACATAAGGAAGTATACACTATTAATGAGATGCTACAATTAAATTTACCTAAATCAGAATCAGTAGCAAAGAATTTATTTGTGCGTGATGATAAAAAACGAAATTATTATTTAATAGTAGTTCGTGAAGAGAAGAAAGTAGAATTAAAGAAATTTAGAGAAAAAATTGCCTCTCGACCACTCAGTTTTGCTTCTGAAGATGATTTAAATTCAATACTAGAACTATCAAAAGGTTCTGTAACACCTTTTGGTATTATAAATGATAAGAAACAAAAAGTTAAAGTGTTTATTGATAATGAGTTTAAAGATGATACTATTGGAGTTCATCCAAATGACAATACTGCTACAATATGGTTAAAAACAAATGACTTAGTTAAGATTATTGAGCAACACGGTAACCTAGTTGAATTTATTGAAATATAGCATCTTTATGCGAATAGGACTTGAAATAATCAAAGGATATTAACCTAAAAGAATTAATAATAATGTTGATAAATTGATAGTGGATGGAATAGGGTTAATAATAATTTCAAGTCAAAAAAGGGAGATGCTATAGGTATTTTTTCACCATCAACTCCTATAACCGCCTATGCATCAAAAAGGTCTAAAAGAGGAGTTAAATACTTAGAGGATAAAGGCTTTAGTATTATAGAAGGTAATTTAACAGGAAAAAGCGATTTTTATAGGTCTGGAAGTATTAAAGAAAGAGCAGACAAAACCAATAATTGGATACTCAGATGTTACAGCTATATTATTAGGAATTTATGCTAAAACAGGAATTTCAACATATTATGGTTCAGCATTAGTAGCTTCCTTTGGAGAATTTAAACCATATGTTAATTTAACTTATAAATACTTTGAAGATATATTGATAAATGAAATTAGTTATCCTCATATAATTGAAAATCCAAAATTTTGGACAGAAGAATTCATTGACTGGGAATCTCAAGATAGAGAAAAGAATCGGGTAAAAAATGAGTTAATCACAGTTTATGAAGGTAAATTGCAAGGTAGTTTAATACATATAGCTATGAATTGGTATCTGGAATTTTAAGAGATAAAAGAATTTGTTAATATGTCTAAAAATAAAGATTAATGGGATTTATTGTATGATTATAAAATATATTGACTAAAAATAAATACATGATATAAACTATATATAGTTATAATAAAAATATTTGTAAAGGCCATTCGTTGAATGGCATTTTATTTTCTTGGAGGCGGGAAATTGACTTTATATAATGACATTTTAAATAAAAAAGAAAAAATTGCTATTATAGGATTAGGATATGTAGGATTACCTTTAGCAATAGAGTTTGCTAAAAAAGTAGAGGTTATTGGATTTGATATAAATAATAAAAAAATCGATAACTATATAAATGGAAATGATGTAACAGAAGAAGTAGGAAACTATGAATTAAAAAAAACTAATGTGAAATTTACTAGTGATGAAGCATATTTAAAAGATTGTAAACTTCATATTGTATGTGTACCTACACCAATAAATAATGATAAAACACCTAATTTAGACCCTATTATATCAGCTACAGAAACTATAGCTAGAAATATGAAAAAAGGGTCTATTGTTGTGTACGAATCTACAGTTTATCCAGGAACAACTGAAGAAATTTGCGTTCCTATATTAGAAAAGATATCGGGATTAAAATATAAAGAAGAATTTAAAGTTGGATACTCTCCAGAAAGAATTAACCCAGGAGATAAAGAGAATAAATTAACTAAAATTGTAAAAGTTGTATCTGGCTGTGATGAAGAATCTTTAGAAGAAATAGCGAAAATATATGAAATGATAATAACAGCAGGCATATACAGGGCAGAGAGCATTAAGGTAGCAGAATCTGCTAAAGTAATTGAAAATTCTCAAAGAGATATTAATATAGCATTTATGAATGAAATAGCTATGGTATTTAATAAAATGAATATTGATACAAAATCTGTATTAGAAGCTGCAAGCACAAAGTGGAATTTCCTTAATTTTACTCCGGGGTTAGTAGGAGGACATTGCATAGGTGTTGATCCATATTACTTTATATATAAAGCAGAAGAACTTGGATATCATTCACAAATAATTTTATCTGGAAGAAAGATAAATGATATTATTCCAAAGTATATTGCTGAAAATACAGTAAAAAAAATAATCAATTCAAATAAGCTTGTAAAAAATTCTAAAATTGGAATTATGGGAATTACATTTAAAGAAAATTGTCCAGATATTAGAAATTCAAAAGTTATAGATATGATAAATGAATTAAAAGATTATGGAGTAAATGTATATGTATATGACCCAATAGCTAATAAAGAAGATTTAGCTGATGAGTTTGATATACATTTAAATGATATAGATGAATTTATAGATATGGATGCGATTATAGTTGCAGTGTCTCATGATGATTTTAAATCTATAAATTTAGACAAATTTGAAAATATGTATTCTGATAATAACAAAATACTAATAGACGTAAAAGGTATATTTGATAAAAAAGAAGCATTAGAAAAAGGATTTGTTTATTGGAGATTATAGTAGGATCGAGGTGATATGTAGTGAAAGAAGTATTTCCAAAATCAAAGAGCGATAGAAGGTTACTTACTCATGTGCCAGATCCAACAAATAGAAGAAAAACTGTGGATAGAAGAGGGATAAATCTAGATAGTTCATATGAATTTGGGATAAGATATGAACTTGAAATTCCTGTATATATATATACAAAAGAAGAAATGATAGAAGCTCAATCGATAGATTTATCTGTAACTGGAATATTAATTAAAATAAAAAAAGATACTAATTATTCTATATCTGAAGGTGATAATGTTAAGCTTAAGTTTTATATTCCTGAAGGATATATGAAAGAAGGATATGATCACAAAGTAAAAATAAATTCAAATATAGTTAGAAGCTTTGAGGACGAAGAATACATTTACTTTGGATGTGTATTTGAAAAAAATCTTCATAATTATTTTACAAAAAGAAGATGGATATCAGAAATCTCAATTGCGAGTATTTTCTTAGGATTAGTTTCTTTTAGTATAATTGGGATGAGGATAAATAGTGTGATTTATTTTAGATATGATCCACTTATATATGGATATAGTATTTTAACAGCTGTATACTTATTATCCAGATATTTATTTGGAGCCTTTTATAAAAGTGTGCCTATTGATGAAAATTATACACCAGGTGTTTCAGTTATAATACCTTGTTTTAATGAAGAAGAATGGATACAAAAGACTATTATTGGATGTTTAAATCAAGATTATCCAATAGATAAGTTAGAAGTTATAGTAGTTGATGACTGTTCAAATGATAATTCTGTACAGAAAATAAATGAAATTATTGAAAGATTAAAAGTAGAGTGTAGTGATTATGATGTTGAGTCAAGAATAAAGTTTATTCTACAACCTGATAACAGAGGTAAAAGAGAGGCTCTTGTAGCAGGTGTTAATGTAGCAAAACATGAATTAGTAACATTTGTTGATTCGGATAGTTTTTTAGAGCCAAGAGCTATAAAGAACCTTGTGCAACCATTTAGAGATCCAAAAGTAGGTGGTGTTACAGGTAGAACTGATGTTGAAAATGCTTGGACAAATTATATAACTAAGATGCAGGCAGTAAGATATTATGTTGCATTTCGAATGATAAAGGCTGCAGAGTCTATATTTGATTGCGTTACTTGTCTTTCTGGGCCAATATCATGTTATAGAAAAGACTTAGTAGATAAATACAAATATGACTGGCTAAGTCAAACTTTTTTAGGCCAACCAGCAACATTTGGTGATGATAGAAGTATGACTAACTTTATACTTAAACATCATAGAACAGTATATCAAGATAGTGCAATATGCACTACAATAGTTCCTTCAGATTTTAAAGTTTTCTTAAAACAACAAATGAGATGGAAACGTTCATGGCTTAGAGAGTCAATAAGAGCTGGAGGATTTATGTGGAAGAAAGAGCCTTTCCATGCGATTTCTTTTTATGCAGGTATTATAGTTCCAGTATTGGCTCCTTTAATTGTTATATATAATATGATGTATGTTCCGATTGTATATAAAACTTTCCCAATAGTATTTATATCTGGAATATTACTTATGAGCTTTTTAATGAGTTTTGTATACTTACTGTTTAGGAAAAGTAAGATATGGATTTATGGTTTATGGTTTTGCTTATTCTATGAATGCATATTAATATGGCAAATGCCAATAGCATGTCTTACATTCTGGAAGTCAACTTGGGGAACTAGAAAAACAAAAGAAGATATAGAACATGAGAAAAAGCAAAAGAAAAGAAAACAAGATAAAATAAGAAGAAAAAATATGAAAGAAGAATACGCCCATTCTAAATAGGATTTTATTTGGAGGATTATTTGTGAGAAAGTACAAAGATGATTTACCAAAAGACATAAGAAAAAAAAATATGAAAAAGACTATAAGAACTATAGCCCAAATCTTATTTTGTATAACTGTAGTTACTTTCGTGACAATTTATATAAAATTTCCTAAAATGTACAAAGAAGATAACAAAGCGAATTGGAATCAATCTAATGGATTTATAGCACTATCGTATGTAGGAGTTGCAAGAAAAGATAATAATGACTTAGTGTCTATAGAAAGACTTGATTCACATCTTAAGGCATTACATGAAGCTGGATATGTTAGTATAGGTATTGATGATATTATAAACTTTTATGAAAAAGGTTCACCACTTCCAGAGAAAGCTTTATATTTAACTTTTGAAGATGGTAGAAAAGATTCAATGATATTTGCACAAAAAGTTTTAGAAAAATACAATTTCAAAGCAACTATGATGAGTTATGCAGGAAATGTAGTTAGCAAAGACAGAATTTTTATAAAAGAGAAGGAATTAAAATACTTAGATGAAAATTCATTTTGGGAAATTGGAACTAATGGATATAGATTTTCATATATAAATGTCTTTGATAAAAATGAAAATATAGAAGATGAAGATAAAGATGGAAAGTATAAAAAAGAAAAATTCAAATATAATCACTATCTAATGGACTATATAAGAGATGAAGATGGGATTCCTCTTGAAAGTAAATCAGAAATGAGAGATAGAATTAATTGGGATTATAAAAGAATGAAAGAAATCTATGAAGATGCTTTAGAATATAATCCAAAGGCATATGCGATAATGCATGCAAATGCTATATATGAAAATATAAATGAAGCTGTAGAAGATGTAAACTTAGAAAATATATATGATCAATTTGATATTATGTTCAATAGAGAAGGTTCTTGTTATAATACATCAAAAACAAATAAGTATAATCTTACAAGAATGCAAGTAGGTTCAGATTGGTCAGTTAATAAGTTATTAATGGAAATAAAAAGTTGGACAGATAGTAAAACACCTTATGTAGTAGGAGATGAAGAAGCTGTTAGTAGGTGGGCTATTAAAGGTGGAGTAATGAACCAAGACGATAATAAACTTATTCTTACATCACCTAAAGGAGAAAAGTCTTTCGCTTATCTTAAGGGTAGTGATACTTGGAAAGATATAGATTTATCGTTATACTTATCTGGAAGAGATTTTGGAACTCAATCTGTTTATTTAAAATATTTAGACTCTAACAATTATATAAAGATGATGTTAAAGAATAACATTATTTATATAATAGAAAAAACTGAATCATCTAAAGAAAAGGTTGTATTTAAAAGCGAAATGCCAAATGCAGATAAACTTCCTGAAATAGATGATAACTTTGACTTAGATAGAATAGATGGAAATGAAAATTATGATGAATCTGTTACAGATAAAAAATATGACTCATTTGATATAAATCACCAACTAAGCAGGACTTACAAATCAAATGAATCAAGTATGGAATCTCCTGTATCATGGAAGATAAGTGTACAAATAAAAGATAGCAATATGTCTATAATGGTAGGAAACAAAATTTTAGCAAATGATATAGTGATTAATGACAAATTAAATTACGGTGGATTTGCCATTGAATGTTATAGTAATAATGATGAAATTTATGATGGTGTATATGATGAACTTACTGTATCACCTATAAACGAAGAATAATTTTACGAGGTATATATGAAATCTAAAAAAATTATTTATTTAGGTATTGCACTAATTAGTATATTACTAATTAGTGCAATTATAAAAAGCATGCTTATAAAAGAAGATAAAAACAATGATAAAAATGATGATATATCTGCATGGATAGTAGATTGGTGCATAGACGATGGAATAAAAGAAGTAAATTCCCTAGAAAGTAACTTAAATAGTATACAGGTATTTGGTGCATATTTTAATGATAAAGATGAAGTATTTATTGCAGAAGATATATTAAATAAGGATCTTAATATACAAAAAGATTTATACTTAACTGTTGTAAATGATATTATATATGAAAATAAAAAACCTGTGCAAAAAGATACTGAATTAATAAGTAGAATATTATCTGATGATGAAAAAAGAAATAAACATATAAATGAACTCATAGACTTAGTCAATAAGTATGAATTTGATGGTTTAGAATTAGATTATGAAAAAATCGACTCTAATTTATGGGATGAATATATTTTATTTATAGATGATTTGGGTCAACTATTAAGTAAAAATAATAAAAAGCTTAGAGTAGTTTTAGAACCAAGTAGTCCATTCGATGAATTTGATATGCCAAGTGAGTATGAATATGTGGTTATGGCATATAACTTATATGGATATGGGACTGGACCAGGACCTAAAGCAGATAAATCATTTATAAAAACTTTATCTAAAAAGTCTGTATCTAATTTAGAAAATGTTAGAATAGCATTTTCTTTAGGTGGATTTGATTGGAATGAAAATGAAGAATCACCAAAAGCATTGACTAAACCTGACATTGACAAAATAATAACAGAGTGTAATATTAATATAAACAGAGATGAAAAAAGTGGTGCTAATTATTTTTATTACTATGATTTAGATAATGTTAAACATACAGTATGGTATAGTGATGAAGAAACTATTAAAACTTGGATGGATACATCTAAAGAAGAAGGAGTAAATAAATTTGCATTGTGGAGATTAGGAAATAGCTTTTAAAGAGAGGAATTACTATGAAGAATTATTTTAAGTTTTTTACTTTGATATTTATACTAATAAGTGCAAATTTTCTAGCAGGATGCAATAAAGATAAATATCCATTAGATTATAGTGAAAAACTTCAAAAGAAAAATAAAGTAGAAGATATATCGTATGATATAGATAAAAACAAGGGGAAAAGTAAAGTTATATCAAGTGTTTTGACTGATGAAAAAGTCTTATCTCTTACATTTCAAGGAATGGGAAATGAAGAAAGTCTAAATAAGTTACTTGATGAATTAGATAAATACAATATAAAAGCAACATTTTTTGTTTCGGGCATAAAAGTAGCAGAAGAACCTGAATTAGCAAATTTAATAGTTAATAGAGGTCACGAACTAGGAAATTTAACATTGTATGCAGGGGATTTAACAGAGTTAAGTTATGAGGAGAAAGTTAGGCAAATAAAAAGATCTCATGATGTAATAAAAAAATATACAAATGTTGATATTAAGTACCTTAGGGCTGGAAATGGTGCTATAGATGAAGAGGTAAAAGTAGCTGCTGCAAATTGTGATTATGAAAATATAGTAAGTTATAGTGTAAATCCTCAAGATTGGCAAGGTAAAAGTGTAGATGAAATTGTAGATATAATAAATGAAAATGTATCTAGAGGTAGTATACTTACTTTAAGTGCAGATAAAAATTTAGATGCTTATAAATCTATAAAAAGTATTGTAGAAAGTTTAAATGAAAGAAACTTTAAATTTGTACCATTAGATAAGCTTATATCTATTAATAATGACGATTTTAAATTAGATGAAAATTGGTATGAACAAATTGAAAAGAAATATGAAGAAGGATTTAAAATAATAAACAACGGCTTAAGAAGTGAGAAGAAGGTAGCATTAACATTTGATGATTGGGCGAGTGATGATACTGTTGATGAAATCTTAGATATACTAGACAAATATAATATAAAAGCAACATTTTTCCTAAGAGCTAAAGGTGTAGAACAAAATCCAAGTTTAGCTTATACTATATCTCAAAGAGGTCATGAAATAGCAAGCCATACTTATGAACATATAAATTTAGATACACTTACTGAAGAAGAAATTAAAGAAGATTTAATAAAATCTCATGAAGTCATATCTAATGCTATTCAAAAAGAAGCTAAGTTATATTTAAGACCTCCAAGAGGTATTATTAATGAAGAAATAGCAAAAATAGCAGGAGAATGTGGATATGAAGACATTATAATGTATGATAATCCAAGTGCACTAGACTGGAAAGAAGATAAAAGTGCTAAGGAAATTGCAAATCATGTTCTTAAGAATAACTCATCAAATGGAGATATTATATTACTTCATATTTTAGATAATATAAATACAGCAAAGGCTCTTCCAACTATTATTGAAGGTCTACACAATAAAGGGCTTGAAATAGTAACAGTTGGAGATCTACTTAATGATAATTAGAAATTTATTATTTGAATAAATAAAAGACTGTAGATAAGTTTGTATTAACATAAAACTATCTACAGTCTCTTATTTTATTAATTTAAATAAGTTACTCACCAACAGATGCATTTGTTTTAATAAATTTATATAAATATTATCATCAATATTAATGATTATGTAAATTAAGTAGATAGAAAGTTTCTTAGTACAAAGAATAGATATATAAATGGTATTGATTAATCAAAGTAGATAATATACTTAAAAATACATGTAACGACATTTTACAATTAAAATAAAAAATGAGATGAAATATTAATGTAATAATATGTTGTGAAAAATACAATTTTAATATTATAATTAAATATGTAGTAAATTTAACAATATGGGGTTATAGGGGATATGAGATTAAAAATTTTAATAGTACTTATTTTACTTAATATTTTAATACCTATAAAAATATATGCAGAAATGCCGAATAACGCAAGTTTTGAGAAGATATCTATTGATGAAGGGCTTTCAAATGAAGAAGTAACAACAATATTTCAAGATAGTAAAGGATATATGTGGATAGGTACAAAAGATGGTCTAAATAGGTATGATGGAGAACAAATAAAAATATATAATTGTAATGTTGAAGATAAAAATACTTTAAGTTCGACGTATATAAATGATATAGAAGAAGATATTTATGGGAATATATGGATAGCAACAGATCACGGATTAGATTTTTTAATTAGAGATACAGACACTGTTAAAAGAATGAAAGATAGAAAAGATATATATAACTTAGGCAACATGAAAATAACTTCGTTGCTAAAGAGTAGCTATGATAAAAATATAATATGGGTTGGTACTGAAAACGGTTTGATGAAAATAAACGTTAAAAATAAATCTGTTAAAGCCTTTTATTATGATGAGAATAATTTAAACTCACTAACTAGTTCATCTATAACTTGTTTAGAAGAGGATGAAAATAACACTCTATGGGTTGGAACCAGGAAAGGTATAAATTTAATAGATAAAAATTCAGATATATATAGAAGTGAAAATCTAATATATGATGATAGATTATTTATTTCTCACCTATCAAAAGATAATTCAGGAAATATATGGATTTCAACTAAACAAGGTATATATAAATTCAATGTAAGAGAAGGTCAAGATGATAATATACTTATAATTAATAACAGAAGAATTGAAGAATATAATTTAAAAGAAAAGACTACGATTAATATTCAGAATTTAGAAAATAGTAAAGAAAAATTTTATGATAATCTTATATTCATTGATAGTAAAAACAACAAATGGTTCTCTAGTAGTCGAGGGGCAGTAAGATTCTCAAATGATACAAATGAAATGGATATATTTGGAAAATATTTAGAATATAAACACTCAATGACAAGTAATGTTATAACCTGTTATTATGAAGATTCTAACGGCACAATATGGATTGGAACGGATAAAGGTACTAATATATTAAATTCTACTATATTTAATTATACTAAGAATACAGATAAAAATATAGTAGGTATGTTGTTACATAATGGTTTTATATGGATAGCAACTAAATTTAATGGGATATATGTATATGATTCAGAAACTGGTGAGCTATTATATAACATATATGAAGAAGAAGATTTTAGTTTTAAAGATAGAGATATAAAAGATTTTTTTGAAATAGACGAAAATAACATTCTTATAGTAACTAATAAAGATATAATATGCTTTAATACAAAAGAACATTCATATAAAGAAATCTTAATTGGAAATGATTATTCTATTGAACTAAAATATATTTATAATGATGGATAAGATATATGGATAGCTACGACAGCTGACTTTTATAGATATAATATAAAGTCTAAAGAAACAAGATATTATAGTCAAGATTTGATGTATGTTGGGATAAATCCAGGAGATATAAAATATATATTACAAGATAATGAAGATGAAGAAATTATTTGGTTAGGTGGAATTGGTACTGGTTTAGTCAAATATCATAAGGAAAAAGGGGTTATGAAGAGGTATACTAATGATTCTTTGACTAAAGGTTCTTTAATTAATAACTATATAAATTGTATGGCATTTGATGATTCAGGTAACTTATGGATAGGCACAAATATAGGAGTTAGTAAACTTAATATAAAAACAAATAAATTTACTTCATATACTACATCTCAAGGTTTAACTAATAACTTTATAAATTCAATTCTACTTGATGATAATAATGATATTTGGATAAGCACTAATAAAGGTTTAAATAAATTTGATGTTGATCAAAATAAATTTATAAAATTTACAGAAATAGACGGTTTAAATGGATATCAATTTAATTTAAATTCATATTTAAAACTTAAAAATGGGACTATTATACTTGGTACAACAGAAGGTTGTATATATTTTAATCCAGATGATTTAGCAAGCTATAAAACATATAAAAATGATGTAGTGATTGGCGATATTTATGTTGGTAAAAATAAAACTACTTATAATGGGAAAGAATTAGTTTTAGAGTATGATTATAAAGATCTATCAATTGATTACTTTTTGC encodes:
- a CDS encoding nucleotide sugar dehydrogenase gives rise to the protein MTLYNDILNKKEKIAIIGLGYVGLPLAIEFAKKVEVIGFDINNKKIDNYINGNDVTEEVGNYELKKTNVKFTSDEAYLKDCKLHIVCVPTPINNDKTPNLDPIISATETIARNMKKGSIVVYESTVYPGTTEEICVPILEKISGLKYKEEFKVGYSPERINPGDKENKLTKIVKVVSGCDEESLEEIAKIYEMIITAGIYRAESIKVAESAKVIENSQRDINIAFMNEIAMVFNKMNIDTKSVLEAASTKWNFLNFTPGLVGGHCIGVDPYYFIYKAEELGYHSQIILSGRKINDIIPKYIAENTVKKIINSNKLVKNSKIGIMGITFKENCPDIRNSKVIDMINELKDYGVNVYVYDPIANKEDLADEFDIHLNDIDEFIDMDAIIVAVSHDDFKSINLDKFENMYSDNNKILIDVKGIFDKKEALEKGFVYWRL
- a CDS encoding prolyl-tRNA synthetase associated domain-containing protein, translating into MLKSLNIYYEMVSHKEVYTINEMLQLNLPKSESVAKNLFVRDDKKRNYYLIVVREEKKVELKKFREKIASRPLSFASEDDLNSILELSKGSVTPFGIINDKKQKVKVFIDNEFKDDTIGVHPNDNTATIWLKTNDLVKIIEQHGNLVEFIEI
- a CDS encoding glycosyltransferase, with the protein product MKEVFPKSKSDRRLLTHVPDPTNRRKTVDRRGINLDSSYEFGIRYELEIPVYIYTKEEMIEAQSIDLSVTGILIKIKKDTNYSISEGDNVKLKFYIPEGYMKEGYDHKVKINSNIVRSFEDEEYIYFGCVFEKNLHNYFTKRRWISEISIASIFLGLVSFSIIGMRINSVIYFRYDPLIYGYSILTAVYLLSRYLFGAFYKSVPIDENYTPGVSVIIPCFNEEEWIQKTIIGCLNQDYPIDKLEVIVVDDCSNDNSVQKINEIIERLKVECSDYDVESRIKFILQPDNRGKREALVAGVNVAKHELVTFVDSDSFLEPRAIKNLVQPFRDPKVGGVTGRTDVENAWTNYITKMQAVRYYVAFRMIKAAESIFDCVTCLSGPISCYRKDLVDKYKYDWLSQTFLGQPATFGDDRSMTNFILKHHRTVYQDSAICTTIVPSDFKVFLKQQMRWKRSWLRESIRAGGFMWKKEPFHAISFYAGIIVPVLAPLIVIYNMMYVPIVYKTFPIVFISGILLMSFLMSFVYLLFRKSKIWIYGLWFCLFYECILIWQMPIACLTFWKSTWGTRKTKEDIEHEKKQKKRKQDKIRRKNMKEEYAHSK
- a CDS encoding 4Fe-4S binding protein, with the translated sequence MKLFKIYFSPTGGTKKVADLISRQFDCETIELDLSNRMEDFSKFTFSEKDLCIVAVPSFGGRVPMVAMSHIKKLNGNGSKVILVATYGNRAYEDVLLELKDTLTTLGFFCIAAIASVTEHSIMHQFATGRPDSQDKKELIKFSDEIKEALKHSKATKDLYVPGNNPYKEYKVIPLVPEARQECMRCGICAIKCPVNAISEENPILVEKEKCISCMRCVVVCPNKARGVNEELILAISKKLEKACSERKMNELFL
- a CDS encoding polysaccharide deacetylase family protein; this encodes MRKYKDDLPKDIRKKNMKKTIRTIAQILFCITVVTFVTIYIKFPKMYKEDNKANWNQSNGFIALSYVGVARKDNNDLVSIERLDSHLKALHEAGYVSIGIDDIINFYEKGSPLPEKALYLTFEDGRKDSMIFAQKVLEKYNFKATMMSYAGNVVSKDRIFIKEKELKYLDENSFWEIGTNGYRFSYINVFDKNENIEDEDKDGKYKKEKFKYNHYLMDYIRDEDGIPLESKSEMRDRINWDYKRMKEIYEDALEYNPKAYAIMHANAIYENINEAVEDVNLENIYDQFDIMFNREGSCYNTSKTNKYNLTRMQVGSDWSVNKLLMEIKSWTDSKTPYVVGDEEAVSRWAIKGGVMNQDDNKLILTSPKGEKSFAYLKGSDTWKDIDLSLYLSGRDFGTQSVYLKYLDSNNYIKMMLKNNIIYIIEKTESSKEKVVFKSEMPNADKLPEIDDNFDLDRIDGNENYDESVTDKKYDSFDINHQLSRTYKSNESSMESPVSWKISVQIKDSNMSIMVGNKILANDIVINDKLNYGGFAIECYSNNDEIYDGVYDELTVSPINEE